The genomic window GCCAGTGGGTTGATGGTTTCGTCCATATCTAAGCCGTAGAGGTTCATACCGGCTTCGAGACGTAATGTGTCGCGGGCACCTAAACCACAAGGCTTAACACCTTGATCTAATAGAGCTTGCCACAGAGCTTGGGCTTCTTCTTCTGGGACGATAATCTCGTAGCCCGCTTCACCCGTGTAACCTGTAGTGGCGATAAACAGTGAGCCAGCTTGCTTACCGAAGAAGGGCTTCATACCTTCGATGGCGGCGTTTTGCTCAGCGCTGAACACAGCGGCAGCTTTCGCCTTAGCATTAGGACCTTGAACGGCGATCATCGCCAGCTCAGGACGTTCGGTCACAGTGACAGCAAAACCTTGGGCTTGCTTGGCGATCCAAGCTAAGTCTTTTTCGCGGGTCGCAGAATTGACCACAACGCGGTAGAAAGTATCGGTGAGATAGTAAGTGATGAGGTCGTCGATGATGCCAGCATTGTCATCTAACATACCGCCGTATAAGGCTTTACCTGGAACTTTAAGCTTAGCCACATCGTTTGCCAGCAGCTTACGTAAAAATGCACAAGCGTCGCTACCCGTCACATCAACCACAGTCATGTGGGAAACGTCGAACATACCCGCATCTTGACGAACTGCGTGGTGCTCTTCGATTTGTGAGCCATAGTTGAGGGGCATATCCCAACCGTGGAAGTCGACCATCTTAGCGTTTGATTCTAAGTGCTTGTTAAACAGAATAGTTTTATTAGCCATTGTTATCCCTTTTTTGCGGCCTTTTTCAGGTCTCTGCCTAGTGTAGGGTAATGCCAACTGTGTTACATATCTGCAATTCAGCCTTGGACTTTCGCGTTGCATCAACTTAAAAGGATGACCTTTTTGTATCAATGCGCCTTGAATTGAAACGCCTGACTGGTTCTGAATTCATCAGATATCTATCGTGATTGGTATAAATACTAGGGTCTAAAATGCGGCGAAATTATACCTTGCGTCACAAATTTGTATACAGTAGATTTTTCTAATCCGAAGTCTGTGCCATTAGATTTTCTCATCTTTAACATGTAATTTTTTTACATACAAAGACCAGATTTGCACAGCTTACCGCCAATATGCTGATATTAGCGGCAATTCTGGTCACATTAGCGCAACCTAGGCTAACGGCATAACTTAGGCAGCGTCGGCTTATTACCCATGGCCTGTTGCATGAACACTGTTTTCAGCCCAGCGACATTATCGACTAGGTTTAATCCAAGATCGCGCAGCGCTTTTTTAACTGGGTTTGAACCTGCAAATAGGCGTTTGAAGCCTTCCATCGCCGCGATCATCTCCATCGCATCGGCCTTGCGCCAACGTTCCAGCGCGCGCAGCTGCGCATAATCACCGATATCTTTACCCGCTTGCTGTAGCTCGCTGACCACTTGGATAATGCTGGCCGCATCTAAAAAGCCGAGGTTCACCCCTTGGCCTGCGAGCGGATGGATAGTGTGGGCGGCATCGCCTGCCAACACTAAACGGTGGCGGGCAAAATGGCGGGCGTAGCGCATCCGTAATGGAAAGGCTTGACGCTCGCTTTCCAGCTGGCAAATCCCTAAACGACCGTCGAAAGCCGCGGTTAAGTTGCGCTCGAATTGCACTTTATCCATCGCCAGTAATTCAGTGGCGCGCTCGGGCGGCACCGACCAGACGATGGAGCAGAGATTGTCTTCATACAGAGGTAAAAAGGCTAACGGGCCGTCCTGCAAAAACACTTGGCGGGCGGTGGCAAGGTGCGGCATCTCACAGCGAATAGTTGCGACGATTGCGTGGTGGCCGTAATCCCAAAAGGTCAGCGGAATTTTGCACTGCTCGCGCACCCAAGAGTTAGCGCCATCGGCGGCAATCACTAGGGCGGCACTGACGCTTTCTATTTCCGTATCGCCACCATTGGCAAGGGTTAGCCAAGCTTCGCGCTCACCAAAGGCGATGCGTTCTAAGCGTTGGTTTTGGATATGGGTGATATTGTCAAACTCACTGGCACGTTTGGCGAGGGCAAAACTAATGGCATCGTTCTCGATAATCGCCCCTAGGCTGGTTTCACCTATACTGTTGGCATCAAAGGCAATTTTCCCGAAACCATCTTTATCCCACACCGCCATTTTTTGATAGGGCGTAGCGCGGGCAGTGTCTAGATAGGCCCAAGCACCTAAGTGCTCCAACAAACGCTGGCTCGCCTTATTGATGGCGCTCACCCGCAGACGCGGCTCACCGCTCACGGCCTCGGTATGGCCCGCATCGATTACCACAACATTCAAATTGGCCTGGGCCAATCCAATCGCGGTGGCGAGCCCCACCATGCCGCCACCCACAATGGCGATGTCATAGGCTTGTGAACTTAACATGGGTACATCCTTTTCGCGTTGCGATACCAGTAAATTACGGGGTTATTTCCAGCCCATTGCCCTTTGAGCGACGGGGGTTTTCAGTGGCGGAAACCAAGACAGTAAACGTAATCCCAGATTACGCCCAAGGGCCAAGGGCCAGTATTGGTTGGAGAAGCCACGGACTAAAAATTCGATATTACGGATAGTGCTGTTTCTGTCCTGCTCACGGGCATTAAGGTACGCATGGGTCACGGCGGCGGAGCCGATATCCTCACCCTGCGCGAGCGCCGTTTGGAGCACTTCAAGCAAGCTGACCACATCCCTAAGCCCTAGATTAAAGCCCTGCCCAGCAATTGGGTGCAGCGTCTGCGCCGCATTGCCGATAAACACACATCTGTGGTGGATAGGCCTTGGCATATAGGACAAGTTCAGCGGATACGCATGGCGCTCGCTCACATCGAAAAAGGTGCCGGCACGGTAACCAAAGGCCTGTTGCAATGCCGCTAAAAACTCGGCCTTAGGCTCGGCTTGCATCTGTTTAGCCCGCGCATCATCGAGCGCCCAGACTAGGGATAAGCGAGGTTGCCCTTGGCTATCGCCCATAGGCAATAACGCTAAGGGGCCGGTTTCAGTAAATCTTTCGTAGGCCCAGTGCTGATGCTGCTTGTCGGTTTGAATATTGGCGATAATCGCGGTTTGCTCGAAGGCCACTTGGGTCACAGGCAAATTAAAACTGCTGCGCACTTTAGATTGCAAACCATCGGCGGCGACCACAAGTTTGGCTTGAATGCGCTCGCCCGTATCGAGCACTAAGGTGTGGCCTTCGATACCCGCGTCTACTTGGGCAAGCTTGGCGGGGCAATAGAGTTTGACCTCACTGTTATTCAACTCGTTAAACAACACTTGGCCGACACGCTCAAGCTCAACCACTTGGCCTAGGGCATCTAAATGAAACTGCGCCGCGTTTAACTCTGTCATGCCAAAGTGGCCGCGGTCCGACACATGAATATTTTCAATCGCCGTACCCAAATGGGCGAGCTTTTGCCATAAACCTAAACGGGATAATTCGAAGATAGAACCGTGGGCAATAGCAATGGAGCGGGCATCGAATCCGGGGTGGCTTTTATCGGGAACATGGGCCTCGATGAGCGCCACCGAGACTGGGACAGATGTTTGGGAAAGACGGGCGAGTGCTAACGCTAAAGTCGCCCCCGCCATGGCACCGCCTACAATGGCAATGTCGACGTTTTGAACTGAAGTATCCATGTGATTTATGGCCGTCATGGGGTCTCATTCAAGCTATGGCATGGCGATTAAGTGCGTAACGCCATAAATAATAATGCTAGTTACAAAGGCTGGCATTAAGCCCGCCTCTTACGTCCGTATCGCAATACCGCAGTGATCAGTGAATTACCGCCGCATCTTCCTGCTCACCGAGCGGGATCTCTGGGCCAAATTCCGAATAGCACATAATCGCGGCGATACGCACAAACTCCAGTAATTCGATGTAGGCGCTTTCGGATTCTTCATCGTCGGCGACATCAAATTCGACTTGGGCGATTTCGGCGAGATCTTTGATCACTTCGCGCACCTCAACCGAAGCTTGGTTGAGTTTAGGTTGAATAATTGCAATTCCCGTTAGGAAGCTTTGGGTCCATAGGGACAAAGCCTCAACACGCCGACTGAGCGGCTCTTCTTCTTCGGGTAATAACGGCATAAAGCCAAATTCGAAGTCCACTAATCGGGCCACAGAATCTTGGAATAAATCACACACCAGCTGATGCAAAGGCTCAGGTAATGCTTGGCCATCATTCATCAGATCAAATAAAGGTTTTATCCAGATATCACCGGTTTGCTCTACACCGCCGCAGATTAAACCCACTAAGGCGCCGTGAACTTCCACGGGATGTTGGCCGATTTCAGCCGCATCTAAGGCGAGTTTTAAGCTGTCGATACGTAACGAAGGAGGGGTTGCCATATCAGATCCCAATAAGAATTTTCCAGCAGCAATGCTAGCAGAGATAGAGACTTGAACCAACACTGAATCCCGATTCTCGCTCCCTAAGATAAAAATTCCCGCAACTGCTCACACAAGCAGCAAACAAAACGCTGGATAGTCAATCCGATTGCGGCTTACCTTGCACTTTTAATATCAGCCCTATATAGTCCGCCCTATCGCTGCCAACAAAAGGATCTTCCGCGAATGAGTAACAGTGCTGTTGAAATTACCCTACTCGGGCGCACCTACTCTATCGCCTGCCCGAAAGGTCAAGAGGATGCCTTGCGTACCGTTGCCCAAGGGGTTGAACAACAACTCACTTCGGTGAAAAACCGTACTAACAGTTTGAGCCGTGAAGAAATTGCCATTATGGCGGCGCTGAATATTGGACACGAGCTGTACCAAGAAAAGCAGAAAAATAAACATTATATGAAACAAATGGATGACCGCATCAGTCTGTTGCAGTCAACCCTAGAAAACGCCTTAGTTGAGCGTTCAACTAAATAGATTTAAACTGGACAACTCGGCAATTTTGCCACTCGTTTTCGAACAAGCGTTGCACAGTGAATGACTAAACTGGCCTATACTTTTATAGCCAATGCTTTAGTGATTCAATACCGTTTTTGCTCCCTGGGGTGCAGGCCAACTGGTAATGTCCCTGTGCCGAT from Shewanella putrefaciens includes these protein-coding regions:
- the ubiH gene encoding 2-octaprenyl-6-methoxyphenyl hydroxylase, coding for MTAINHMDTSVQNVDIAIVGGAMAGATLALALARLSQTSVPVSVALIEAHVPDKSHPGFDARSIAIAHGSIFELSRLGLWQKLAHLGTAIENIHVSDRGHFGMTELNAAQFHLDALGQVVELERVGQVLFNELNNSEVKLYCPAKLAQVDAGIEGHTLVLDTGERIQAKLVVAADGLQSKVRSSFNLPVTQVAFEQTAIIANIQTDKQHQHWAYERFTETGPLALLPMGDSQGQPRLSLVWALDDARAKQMQAEPKAEFLAALQQAFGYRAGTFFDVSERHAYPLNLSYMPRPIHHRCVFIGNAAQTLHPIAGQGFNLGLRDVVSLLEVLQTALAQGEDIGSAAVTHAYLNAREQDRNSTIRNIEFLVRGFSNQYWPLALGRNLGLRLLSWFPPLKTPVAQRAMGWK
- a CDS encoding UPF0149 family protein, with amino-acid sequence MATPPSLRIDSLKLALDAAEIGQHPVEVHGALVGLICGGVEQTGDIWIKPLFDLMNDGQALPEPLHQLVCDLFQDSVARLVDFEFGFMPLLPEEEEPLSRRVEALSLWTQSFLTGIAIIQPKLNQASVEVREVIKDLAEIAQVEFDVADDEESESAYIELLEFVRIAAIMCYSEFGPEIPLGEQEDAAVIH
- a CDS encoding cell division protein ZapA; protein product: MSNSAVEITLLGRTYSIACPKGQEDALRTVAQGVEQQLTSVKNRTNSLSREEIAIMAALNIGHELYQEKQKNKHYMKQMDDRISLLQSTLENALVERSTK
- a CDS encoding FAD-dependent oxidoreductase translates to MLSSQAYDIAIVGGGMVGLATAIGLAQANLNVVVIDAGHTEAVSGEPRLRVSAINKASQRLLEHLGAWAYLDTARATPYQKMAVWDKDGFGKIAFDANSIGETSLGAIIENDAISFALAKRASEFDNITHIQNQRLERIAFGEREAWLTLANGGDTEIESVSAALVIAADGANSWVREQCKIPLTFWDYGHHAIVATIRCEMPHLATARQVFLQDGPLAFLPLYEDNLCSIVWSVPPERATELLAMDKVQFERNLTAAFDGRLGICQLESERQAFPLRMRYARHFARHRLVLAGDAAHTIHPLAGQGVNLGFLDAASIIQVVSELQQAGKDIGDYAQLRALERWRKADAMEMIAAMEGFKRLFAGSNPVKKALRDLGLNLVDNVAGLKTVFMQQAMGNKPTLPKLCR
- the gcvT gene encoding glycine cleavage system aminomethyltransferase GcvT, whose amino-acid sequence is MANKTILFNKHLESNAKMVDFHGWDMPLNYGSQIEEHHAVRQDAGMFDVSHMTVVDVTGSDACAFLRKLLANDVAKLKVPGKALYGGMLDDNAGIIDDLITYYLTDTFYRVVVNSATREKDLAWIAKQAQGFAVTVTERPELAMIAVQGPNAKAKAAAVFSAEQNAAIEGMKPFFGKQAGSLFIATTGYTGEAGYEIIVPEEEAQALWQALLDQGVKPCGLGARDTLRLEAGMNLYGLDMDETINPLAANMGWTIAWEPTDRDFIGRKALEALRDAGTDKLVGLVMEEKGVLRHDMPVFFTDAAGTEHQGVITSGTFSPTLGYSIAMARVPSSIGDTAEVEMRKKRVAVRVVAPNFVRNGKQAF